A genomic stretch from Candidatus Methanosuratincola sp. includes:
- a CDS encoding chromatin protein Cren7: MNCNDRHARNDEISVPENIGKPFKAIGMLMEVPEMVKMAKCSKCGTEVAKPEKTWTLAPKGKKAVTVGLYKCPSCGAYFRASSK; this comes from the coding sequence TTGAACTGTAATGACAGGCACGCTAGAAATGATGAGATATCGGTGCCCGAAAACATTGGTAAACCTTTTAAGGCGATAGGAATGTTAATGGAAGTCCCAGAGATGGTAAAAATGGCAAAGTGCTCGAAATGCGGTACTGAGGTTGCGAAACCAGAAAAGACGTGGACGCTAGCTCCAAAAGGCAAGAAGGCAGTAACTGTTGGCCTTTACAAGTGCCCAAGCTGTGGTGCTTACTTCAGAGCATCATCCAAATAA